From the genome of Mastomys coucha isolate ucsf_1 unplaced genomic scaffold, UCSF_Mcou_1 pScaffold6, whole genome shotgun sequence, one region includes:
- the Gphb5 gene encoding glycoprotein hormone beta-5: MKLVYLVLGAMAFLFLGGPDSVLSSSSGNLHTFVGCAVREFTFMAKKPGCRGLRITTDACWGRCETWEKPILEPPYIEAYHRVCTYNETRQVTVKLPNCAPGVDPFYTYPEAVRCDCGACSTATTECETI; this comes from the exons ATGAAGCTGGTATACCTTGTCCTTGGAGCCATGGCCTTCCTTTTTCTGGGCGGCCCTGACTCTGTCCTCAGCAGCTCCAGTGGGAACCTGCACACTTTTGTAGGCTGTGCTGTGAGGGAATTCACTTTCATGGCCAAGAAGCCAGGTTGCAGGGGACTTCGGATTACCACAGATGCCTGCTGGGGCCGCTgtgagacctgggag AAACCCATCCTGGAGCCTCCCTACATTGAAGCCTATCATCGAGTGTGTACCTACAACGAGACCAGACAGGTGACAGTGAAGCTGCCTAACTGTGCCCCTGGAGTCGATCCCTTCTACACCTACCCGGAGGCTGTCCGATGTGACTGTGGGGCATGTTCCACTGCCACCACTGAGTGTGAGACCATCTGA